The Solanum pennellii chromosome 4, SPENNV200 genomic interval GCCTATCATCATCAAAAATCACACACCCTTAAGGCAAAGCTCAAATCCTTGAACAAAAAAGTCATACAACAGAACTGTAAATCCTTCATAGTATAACTCCTgtgttttgtttcattttatattaacaGTATTTGATAgaacacaaaattttaaaaattcaatagttGAATAAGATAGAATGGTGTTAAATACTATAAATGGATTAATATCTTATAAATTGGGACCAATTCTATATGATCACATTTACTCAAACAGCTTTTCTACGGAAACCGTCTCTCTACCTCCATAAGTTAGTGGTAAGGTTGCATATACACTACCCTTACGAGATTACACTGGGTCTATTGTTGTTGTATTCTATATGAacacatttaatttaattgatcataaaattcaaatttgaactTATATAGAAATGGAAGTGtgaaatatattgatttttttccaaaatatcATACagtatttatttgaaaaagagAACTAAAATGTTATGGACTAATTTATAAGACTAAGAGTAACagttcaaatacaaatacaaatacaaatacaaaaaaaaaaaagttgaaccTGAGGAGGAGGAATGTATCGCCAGAGAGCAAGTTTCCAATCGGAATTATTAACCGATACATAGTGGAGTTCATCGGCAGTGCATAACGATGGCTTATTACAAACCTTCTGGACTGTAGTATCGCCATCATTAGTGGAGAAAGCTCTAAGTTTAAAGGAGGAGTTCACCGTGAAGCAGCAGTTCGGGGCGTTCCGGTATGAAATGACTGCGGGAGGAAGTCGCCGGTAACGATACTGGTTGTCGTGGCGGAATACGGCGGCGATTTGTATCGCCGATCGAATATCGTATTGAATTGGATaacccatttttatttttatttctggGAATTTGGATAAAGAAAATTGGTTTGATAAATCTTTTACTCTTTTGACTTTAGAAGATTTGAGACGTAAATTGGGATATTGAGATAAAAGGAACACGTCAAGccatgctttttttttttttgaacttttacttttatttttggaatataatattttttacttttgtgatatatagtaatataatataatagatttatttttttatcttaaaaaacaatatatatagtaaaaggagaaaaaggaaaaatatatcttaaaagtATCGTAAATGATGCTCTTAAAATATTAGTGTCCCTGTTGtttaaaaactatatattattacatttataattatatatatattatttgagcAAAAAATACTAAAGTTCACGTGAACGTAATACTTGATGATCTGTAAGTCCACCCCATCTCCAAAACAATTATGATGGATTAACATATGACACTTCATAATTAGCCATTTTAATAGTGTATTAAAAGCCAGATTTACAATAATAAGGAAtcaactgtttttttttttaatatgatgtttGAAGTAACAACAGAATATTCTGCTTGCTGTAACAAGAAGACACTATGACTtggaaaattaattatctatatCTATCTAACTCACCTAATTGTTTCCAACCTCAACTAATTTACATAAACTAAACTACAATTTTAACCATAATTAATATAGCCAAAATTGAGTGTCAATCTAAgataataacatttttaataaataacagCAGGGCGAgaaccaacaacaataacaatatactcaatgtaattttataaatgGGGTCTGAGAAAGTTGTTACTTTACCACTATCTTGTGAACCAGTAACCGCTATCTTAAAGGTAAAGAGACTATCGAATTAAGTaaagcataaaaaaaatataataacgaATGAATcatattgaaaataatgaacAGGAGAATAGTAACAATGCCAAACGGAAGCAAATGAAGTAACATTTAATACTAAAAATTGAAGTAAGATGGTaagaaagtaataataataataccatAAATGAAACTAGACGACACTCTACCTAATAACCTTTTACCCTACTCCTCGACCTTCCTATCTTCTTATTTAGAGTGTCATCGCAAGTGCGTTGTGTCCTGTCTAATCACTTTTTTTCCACGACTTCTTCAATCTACCGATACCTCTCCTTACATTCACTATAGTCAACCTCTCATTCCTTCTTACTAAGGCATTTGTGTGTCTTTCTCTTTACATGTCTTAATCATCTCAATCTCTCCTTCCTCATCTTATCCACCACAAAGATCACTCACACCTTGTCCCGAATAGCATTCTGATCCTATCGCTCTTATGCCCCCAACATCCTACTCTCATATCTTGGCATCAAGTTCTTTCTGGCCAACACTCCGCCCCATCATTGTCAATCTCCCCATTTTCTTGGATTAGTGACCCCAGATTCTTGGGGATGACTCGTGTTTCAATACTCACTTCCACATCTCAAACATGCActctaaataaatattttctcttagTTCTACTCAACCTGAACCTATAAACTCCAGAGTCTATCTTCAAACCTCCGATGAGAATCTAGCACGTATGTAATAAGGCTTTACTGGAAATGCATTAACATAATGGAACACAAGAAATGCAGCCAAATTGTGGCTAAACAAACATACACATGACCCAATAAAGGTTCTAATTGAAATGCACTTACTGTAACTGCAGTTTCACAGAAGATCCTTATTCCATGGTGTGTCTACATTTCTATTTATACCTTACCCCAAAACAGAAGTTATAATTTGTCTTTGATCGATTTTTATTCCAACTGAAGTAAAATAGTAATAGGTGTTACAGAAAACTTCATACAAAGCACCCAATAGTTCGTCATCACCTTCGTACAAACGCTAATGAGAGTTGTGGAGTAAAGCAAACATGTACTTGTAACACAAACTAGGCCAACAAGTTAACATGGTATCAAATAGAGCAAGTATAAAGCATATCATCTCTTCTGTCAACCgaagtcaagaaaaataaactGCAAGTGTTATATGGGAAGATTGGTTCGTACAAACTGCCAACCgaagtaaagaaaaataatgtgtaTAAAGAAACCAACTATTAATGAGGAATATTGTATGGATCACAGCAAGGATTCTGTTAACATATATACAGAAACACAGGGAAGGAGAGATATAGACACTTGACGCAACAAACACCTGAAAACGTGTAACTAGATGAAAATATGAGGTTCTCATTATTATTCTCACAAAGAGAAACATAACATCCATGAACTAAAACTTTATAAATCATAGTTTGATAAAAACTTACTAATAGAACATGAGAGGGAATTTAGTAAGACCACTTTGCCAGGATCCTTAGCATGGTTACAAATTCAAACTCAAAAAGAATGATAACTGTACCACAACTAAACAGATTATAAGTAGGCCTGGTTTATAATTCTGTAACTTAAGAATGTGTTGTACAAAATTCTATTCATTTAATAAGGACTACGGTTGTACTAATAAACTATGCCATGAATTGGCTCCAGAAACGATTGTTGTTTACACCAATGAACTTTGGAAAGACGTGCTACACCAACTACACTGGCAAAGGACCATACTGATGTGGGAACTGGGAACAGAAAAGCCACTGGATCCAACAAACTTGCAGATCAAGAACACTGTGAGGGGCTTTGCTCAAGGCAAGTTTTGCAGCTGTTGGTACATGGATTATGGGGCTGGGGGAGAAAGCAAGTCCAAAAACTTCAACATGAAGAACCGAAGTAAGGAAACTTTGACACATGATTTGAAGACAACCTTATGTATACGAAGAATTAGGAGAAATGTGAACTTGTTTACTCATATTATGACCTTCAAGCTTAGTTAGTATTGATAGTGCATGTAGGAATTTTTGGCTACTGCTAGATGAGCAATCAGGCTTGATTGGCTCTGGCTATGTAAGTATTCATACTGGTGATTAATACAACTGTCTGCTAATTgccaaaaagaagaaatatataCCATTAAGAACAACAGGGTTGTCCCCTCGTTCCTAAGAAAAATTAAGAGTCATCCCCCAATTCCTTGTAAAAGAAACAGGTATCCCCCCCTCATATATGACCTCCTCTAACTTTATTGTAAAGGATCGGTGAAATTGCTAGTTAGAGACgcaaaaattaggaaaaatccCAGAAATAATTGTAAAATTAAGAATGAAGTTCTTTCTGGATATAAGAAGCAACAGGATTTAACCAAAGTGTTATCTATGACTGCCTCTAGCTTTAAATTAAGTACTGGTGAAATTGCTAGTTAGAGACACGAAACATCTAAAAACGTCCCAGAAATAACCATAAAATAAGGAATCAAGTTTTTCCTGAATCCACGAAGCAGCTTGATTTAACCAAACCATTTCTTAATACACCAAGTAACACAAATTTTGGGCTGATCCATACAATATTCTGAATTTAAAACTATCCTAGCATCAAAAGGCATGGGCTCTATTCAACAAGTCAAAGATCACATATGCTTATTGCCATGTATGTTCTCGATCAATATGCCATGGGGGTACAGATACATTGCCACAAAGCTCAATAAAACCACAAATGAGGGGGGGAAATATATAAAGACAACTGAAGTAAAAGCCTCAATCACTATATTACATTTATTCCGTAATTCATATATAGAACAGGGAACATATCATCTGAGTTTGAGCGTTTACAGTATGATCCAGACCGCTATCAATTTATGGATTGcacaagaaaaggaaaaaaacaccCCAAATGCCTTATACGTATAACAAATACACTTGACAAACCAATAACAATGACAAAATTCAAGCATTTATAACAgaaattttaaacataaaccAAACCTATGTCCACAAAATTGTTTCTTCATGTGCAACTCACCTTTCATGGTTGGTGAAGTACTAATTCGTTGGTTGATTTTTTTCTGTCGGAAGCTGCGAAGAAGTACTATGTAAACCAACAGCCGGGGATGATGTCATGGTTTGGTATTGAGTAGCAAACTGGGGAGCATGAGCCTGAGAATAGTATATTTGTGCATGTGTAGGATCAGAAAATTCATATGCATAATTGGCGGTAGCACGTGACGTAGGAGCAATTGGCTGAGAGGGATGGTGAATCTGAGAGTAGCCAACATATTGCTGTTGATGCTGGCCTGAAGTGATCTGAACCAATTGTGGAGTTCCCGCAGCTGCTGTTCTATATGCACCAGCAATCATTTCAGGTTTGGAGGCGGGAGGATTTCCAGGATGGTTGTAAGCTGCAGCAGGAGCAGCCATGCTAGGAGCGGGAGGTGTTTGGGGTTGGTTAGAAGGAACATTTGTTTGAGCAGACTCACTATAATTTGCTTGCTGGACCGGCAAATTGTACGCTTGCGAAGGTTGTCTAGAATGAACAATGTAAACAGGGTACTGGTGCTCAAGAGCAGGGTGCGGAGGATGAGTTTGCTGCTGCGAGGGGTATATAGGATAATAAGACGTCACTGGCACAGAACCAGAAGGTGTATGGTGGATATATTGACTAGCGTGTACATATTGTTGGGGCTGATACATTTGTTGATGCTGATCATACTGAACTGGCATTGCATAACCAGCCTCCTGGACTTGCTGCTGTTGTACCTGAGCCCGATTATTCGGATCACTCTGCTTCATATCAACTGAATTAGCGGAAACCCTATTGTTACCGGAATGAATTTGACCTACCGGTTCTTGATAAAAGAAATGTCTTTGCCCAGACATCACACTGCTCTCACTACATCAAATGAAATGACTAATTTAAGCATATATTGAAAATTGACAAAGCTAAAACTTTGTTAGCTATATATTTTTACCTAGAAACTGAATTGGGCGAAGGCAAATCAGAAGGAAGAACAAGCTTTGGctgctgttgctgttgctgttgctggGGCTGTGTTTGAACAGGATTTCTATAACCAGCAGTAACCCCTTGTTCTGATCTCTCATCATCTGAAAAAATTCGATTACTGTAATCCCCACCGACAACTACCGGCACACCGGAATATACAGTTCCGACCACCGGAGCAGCTGGGGCAGGTGGTGAAGTCAAACCCATAAATCCCCGTTCTTCCTGCTTCTGCTCCACTTTACCTCCAACCCCTAACTGTGAAAACTGTCCCTCAATCCCAATCCTTTGATTCTCCTCCACATTAACCTTAATCGGCGGTAAACTCGTCAATGACGGTGTGGAAGAAGTCGACCCAAACGACGACGTCGTTTCCACCATCGGAGAATCCGGCACCGACTGAACATCATGAGCACTAATTTTCACATTCTTCGCACCAAATGATCCTTCCAATTGTCCATCCACACTCTTTGCATTACAATTCCCAACATCATCATCGAGACCCAGAAGACAATTCACCGACGAAGACTCAGAAAACACCTTCGTTGTAGAAGTAGAAGTCGCCCCATTCAAAGCATGAACAAACCAATCCTCCGATTTCGTAGAACTTTGTAAAAGTGACCCAATTGAAGAAACCGAATCAAATTCACTAGTGAATAGAAACACACGAATCCGTGAAGCTTTCGTAACACGATCGTATTCCTCGATCATATTCTCAAGGTCTTCATCGGTGGTAACAGAAATAAGCGAATCAAGGTCTTCATTGGGAAGCTGATATTTCAACCAAAACGGCCTTCCAGCCAAAAGGGTTTTCGAAAGCCGTGATGAAAGGTCAGAAAGAGAAGTATTTCGATCGGTAACGAAGATTCGGGTATCCCCGCCGATATAACAGAGGGATTTATCATGAGGTCGAGGGATGATATGTCCGCCGTAGCTACACATCAGACGTATCTTCACGTTACTTCCTCCACCACCGCCGGCTTGTGGGGGTTGTTGTTGCTGTTCATCCCAACAATTGGTTTTCCGTGACTTTGGGGAGGAATCTACTGAGTTGGCGTAGTTGATATGTGACGCCGTCGGTGGTGGTGGTTGTGGCATAGTTCCGGCTACCGACGCCGCCGTGGTGATGGTGGTGGAAATGGATGGTCCCGGTAGAAGTGGAGGTTCCATGTGAATCTGTAAAGGTTGGAGGAAGGTAGATCCTCTGCCGGAGAAGAATGTCTTATAGTTTTCCAGctgttttcttattttaaattttttatatgatatatttgcttattagattaaaaaaataatatttaaatattttaatgtttgatGTTGTGTTTCAAATTAAATGCtaataaacataatttaatttagttataCTCGTAGCAAACTGTTGTCATTTCATATCTCTCCTAGTGAATCTCGCTCGAAACTCTCGTTCTCGTCGGCAGTGTCTCTCGCCTCTCTTGCTTTTATATATCattacaaatgtataaaatgtgtttgtctttgtataaagtgagaaaaattgtatatatacatatattttcgttctcttctctctcctctctcaaACATCGTTCGCCACTCTCTGAGATCTGGCTTTCCTatttcactttatacaaacataaatgtatACACTGCGTTTGTGTTTGTtta includes:
- the LOC107017847 gene encoding uncharacterized protein LOC107017847, with protein sequence MEPPLLPGPSISTTITTAASVAGTMPQPPPPTASHINYANSVDSSPKSRKTNCWDEQQQQPPQAGGGGGSNVKIRLMCSYGGHIIPRPHDKSLCYIGGDTRIFVTDRNTSLSDLSSRLSKTLLAGRPFWLKYQLPNEDLDSLISVTTDEDLENMIEEYDRVTKASRIRVFLFTSEFDSVSSIGSLLQSSTKSEDWFVHALNGATSTSTTKVFSESSSVNCLLGLDDDVGNCNAKSVDGQLEGSFGAKNVKISAHDVQSVPDSPMVETTSSFGSTSSTPSLTSLPPIKVNVEENQRIGIEGQFSQLGVGGKVEQKQEERGFMGLTSPPAPAAPVVGTVYSGVPVVVGGDYSNRIFSDDERSEQGVTAGYRNPVQTQPQQQQQQQQPKLVLPSDLPSPNSVSSESSVMSGQRHFFYQEPVGQIHSGNNRVSANSVDMKQSDPNNRAQVQQQQVQEAGYAMPVQYDQHQQMYQPQQYVHASQYIHHTPSGSVPVTSYYPIYPSQQQTHPPHPALEHQYPVYIVHSRQPSQAYNLPVQQANYSESAQTNVPSNQPQTPPAPSMAAPAAAYNHPGNPPASKPEMIAGAYRTAAAGTPQLVQITSGQHQQQYVGYSQIHHPSQPIAPTSRATANYAYEFSDPTHAQIYYSQAHAPQFATQYQTMTSSPAVGLHSTSSQLPTEKNQPTN